Proteins from a genomic interval of Luteibacter pinisoli:
- the ppc gene encoding phosphoenolpyruvate carboxylase has translation MEAVRDPEFLPHDGPLREDVRRLGALVGQMLAEQGRQPFFERVEAVRTAAIHRRRSGAAVDALASTLTGLGAADAEALARAFATYFQAVNTAERVHRIRRRRDYQREGKGAQPESLAAVLGQLKADGVTREELTTLLGKLDVEPVFTAHPTEAVRRSLLEKEQEIVRALVDEFDPTRTPQELRDDDARILMALSAGWQTAEASPVRPSVSDEFDHVGFYVSRPIYRVLPALYEALEQALAEHYGDGVVIPRLLRFATWVGGDMDGNPNVNADTIAATLAAQRTLVLERYVEGVNELGRLLSQTIDRVSLDDKLSRRLEDYRERLPDAAARIRPRHADMPYRAFLTFVAARLEATQHEGDDGYRSANEFIDDIALIEKSLVNHGGRHAGAYAVGRLLWRARTFGFHLARLDVRQDARVHDEALAALLDDCGWADRDADARVITLRPYAAGERSFVAGEDHDAAGMLRAVFATLADSRKRYGHEATGLYIISMAETAADVLAVLALARRGGLLEDGRVPLDVAPLFETIDDLKGGPATLQALLDDPVYRAHLKARGDRQWVMLGYSDSGKDGGTVASKWSLQRAQVELLEVASKAGIRVAFFHGRGGSASRGGSRITPALMASPRGSVAGVLRVTEQGEVIHRKYGIRALAVRNLEQTLGAVMRASLRPRVTEVRESGWKDVMVRLSDESRRAYRAFVDMDGFVDYFRGATPIDVIERMTLGSRPARRRSMKGVEDLRAIPWVFSWTQCRAVLTGWYGLGSALETVAKECGEETLQRMAREWAFFTTMLDDVEMVLAKADIDIAEAFSTLAGPLHKRFFPKIREEFERTVRWVLKLKDANELLQREPRLANSIRLRNPYVDPMSLLQVDLLKRWRATGGKDDALLNALVACVNGVSQGLQNTG, from the coding sequence ATGGAAGCCGTACGCGACCCCGAATTCCTGCCCCACGACGGCCCCCTGCGCGAGGATGTACGCCGCCTGGGCGCCCTGGTAGGCCAGATGCTGGCTGAACAGGGCAGGCAGCCCTTCTTCGAGCGGGTAGAGGCTGTCCGCACCGCCGCCATCCACCGCCGCCGCAGCGGCGCGGCCGTGGATGCCCTGGCCAGCACCCTCACCGGCCTGGGCGCCGCCGACGCCGAGGCACTGGCCCGTGCCTTCGCCACCTACTTCCAGGCCGTGAACACGGCCGAGCGGGTCCACCGTATCCGCCGCCGGCGCGACTACCAGCGCGAGGGCAAGGGCGCGCAGCCGGAATCGCTGGCCGCGGTGCTCGGCCAGCTCAAGGCTGATGGCGTCACCCGCGAGGAGCTGACCACCTTGCTGGGCAAGCTCGACGTGGAGCCGGTGTTTACCGCGCATCCCACCGAGGCGGTGCGCCGTTCGCTGCTCGAGAAGGAGCAGGAGATCGTTCGCGCGCTGGTCGACGAGTTCGACCCCACCCGGACGCCGCAGGAATTGCGTGACGACGATGCGCGCATCCTGATGGCCCTCTCGGCCGGCTGGCAGACGGCGGAAGCCTCGCCCGTGCGGCCGAGCGTTTCCGACGAGTTCGACCACGTCGGCTTCTATGTCTCCCGCCCGATCTACCGCGTGCTGCCGGCGTTGTACGAAGCGCTCGAACAGGCGCTCGCCGAACACTACGGCGACGGCGTGGTGATTCCGCGCCTGCTGCGTTTCGCCACGTGGGTGGGCGGCGACATGGACGGCAATCCGAACGTCAACGCCGACACCATTGCGGCCACGCTCGCCGCGCAGCGCACGCTGGTGCTGGAGCGCTACGTGGAAGGTGTCAACGAGCTGGGTCGCCTGCTCAGCCAGACGATCGACCGCGTGTCGCTGGACGACAAGCTTTCCCGCCGACTCGAGGACTATCGCGAACGCCTGCCCGATGCGGCCGCGCGCATCCGTCCGCGGCATGCCGACATGCCGTATCGCGCGTTCCTCACCTTTGTGGCCGCCCGCCTGGAAGCCACCCAGCACGAAGGCGATGACGGTTATCGCTCGGCCAATGAATTCATCGACGACATCGCGCTGATCGAGAAAAGCCTGGTGAATCACGGCGGGCGCCACGCGGGTGCGTATGCCGTCGGCCGCCTGCTGTGGCGGGCACGCACCTTCGGATTCCACCTGGCGCGGCTGGATGTGCGCCAGGACGCGCGCGTGCACGATGAAGCGCTGGCCGCGCTGCTGGACGACTGCGGCTGGGCGGATCGCGATGCCGACGCACGGGTGATAACGCTGCGACCTTACGCGGCGGGCGAACGCAGCTTCGTCGCCGGGGAGGACCATGACGCCGCCGGCATGCTCCGCGCGGTGTTCGCGACGCTGGCCGATTCGCGCAAGCGTTACGGGCACGAAGCCACGGGCCTTTACATCATCAGCATGGCCGAGACCGCTGCCGACGTGCTCGCCGTGCTGGCGCTGGCCCGCCGGGGCGGCCTGCTCGAAGACGGCCGCGTACCGCTGGATGTCGCGCCGCTGTTCGAGACCATCGACGACCTGAAGGGCGGTCCCGCCACCTTGCAGGCGCTGCTCGACGACCCGGTGTACCGGGCACACCTGAAGGCGCGTGGCGATCGCCAGTGGGTGATGCTGGGCTATTCCGATAGCGGCAAGGACGGTGGCACCGTGGCCTCCAAGTGGAGCCTGCAGCGTGCGCAGGTCGAGCTTCTGGAAGTCGCCTCGAAGGCCGGTATCCGCGTCGCCTTCTTCCACGGCCGTGGCGGTTCGGCCAGCCGCGGCGGGTCACGGATCACCCCGGCGCTGATGGCCTCCCCGCGGGGTTCGGTGGCGGGCGTGCTGCGTGTCACCGAGCAGGGCGAAGTGATCCACCGCAAGTACGGCATCCGCGCGCTGGCGGTGCGTAACCTCGAGCAGACCCTGGGCGCGGTGATGCGCGCGTCGCTGCGTCCGCGCGTCACCGAAGTGCGCGAGTCCGGCTGGAAGGACGTGATGGTCCGGCTCTCCGACGAGAGCCGCAGGGCCTACCGCGCCTTCGTCGACATGGATGGTTTCGTCGATTACTTCCGCGGCGCCACGCCCATCGATGTGATCGAGCGGATGACCCTCGGTTCGCGCCCGGCACGCCGGCGCAGCATGAAGGGCGTGGAAGACCTGCGCGCCATCCCGTGGGTGTTCTCGTGGACGCAGTGCCGCGCGGTGCTCACCGGCTGGTACGGCCTGGGCAGCGCGCTGGAAACGGTGGCGAAGGAATGCGGCGAGGAAACGCTGCAGCGCATGGCGCGCGAGTGGGCGTTCTTCACCACGATGCTCGACGATGTCGAGATGGTGCTGGCGAAGGCGGACATCGATATTGCCGAAGCGTTTTCCACGCTGGCCGGGCCGCTGCATAAGCGCTTCTTCCCGAAGATCCGCGAGGAGTTCGAGCGGACGGTGCGCTGGGTGCTGAAACTCAAGGACGCGAACGAGCTGTTGCAGCGCGAACCGCGGCTGGCGAATTCGATCCGCCTGCGTAACCCGTACGTGGACCCGATGAGCCTGCTCCAGGTGGACCTGCTCAAGCGCTGGCGTGCCACGGGGGGCAAGGACGATGCGCTGCTCAATGCGCTGGTCGCGTGCGTCAACGGTGTCTCGCAGGGCCTGCAGAACACCGGCTGA